In a single window of the Streptacidiphilus sp. P02-A3a genome:
- a CDS encoding endonuclease/exonuclease/phosphatase family protein, with protein MPAEDLPASGPQPDGSETVRVLSYNIRSLRDDRTALARVIRACDPDLVCVQESPRFWFPRQQAGWLARATGRYLLSGGLSASGPLLLGRLRALPLSVHDVLLPRTPGLHQRGFATTVLRLGRAAPFSLTSCHLSLDATERYRQCELLLEHLERVRAAGARHSVVGGDFNEHPGDPGWDLLAGRLRDGWAVAPWGSEYTSVPERPYQRLDAVFASPGVEVLACGVPDRLAGLRPADLTAATDHLPVLAVLRVPVD; from the coding sequence ATGCCCGCCGAAGACCTGCCCGCCTCTGGACCGCAGCCCGACGGCAGCGAGACCGTCCGGGTGCTCAGCTACAACATCCGCTCACTGCGCGACGACCGGACGGCGCTGGCGCGGGTGATCCGCGCCTGCGATCCGGACCTGGTCTGCGTGCAGGAGTCCCCGCGCTTCTGGTTCCCCCGGCAGCAGGCGGGCTGGCTGGCCCGCGCCACCGGCCGCTACCTGCTCTCCGGCGGCCTCAGCGCCTCCGGGCCGCTGCTGCTGGGGCGGCTGCGGGCGCTGCCGCTGTCGGTGCACGACGTACTGCTGCCACGGACGCCGGGGCTGCACCAGCGGGGCTTCGCGACCACGGTGCTGCGGCTCGGCCGGGCCGCGCCGTTCTCGCTGACCAGCTGCCACCTCTCGCTCGACGCGACCGAGCGGTACCGGCAGTGCGAGCTGCTGCTGGAGCACCTGGAGCGGGTACGGGCGGCCGGGGCGCGCCACAGCGTGGTCGGCGGCGACTTCAACGAGCATCCGGGCGACCCCGGTTGGGACCTGCTGGCGGGGCGGCTGCGGGACGGCTGGGCAGTCGCGCCCTGGGGCTCCGAGTACACCTCGGTACCCGAGCGCCCGTACCAGCGGCTGGACGCGGTCTTCGCCTCGCCCGGGGTGGAGGTGCTGGCCTGCGGGGTGCCGGACCGGCTGGCGGGGCTGCGCCCGGCCGACCTCACCGCCGCCACCGACCACCTGCCGGTCCTGGCGGTGCTGCGCGTCCCGGTCGACTGA
- a CDS encoding carboxylesterase gives MPLLPGAEPYRHQGGPIGVLVCHGFTGSPQSMRPWAQALAGAGLSVSLPLLPGHGTHWRDLNVTRWPDWYATVEREFDLLAKECDQVFLCALSMGGLLSLHLAAERGPAVSGLVLVNPLVRMPGQAHRALPLVRHLVPSLPGISDDVATPGVTEGGYTRTPLHAAHSMAQLTRTVQAELPQVTQPLLLFRSRRDKVVPPPSAELLLSRISSTDVEERICERSFHVATLDYDAELIFEGSLDFIRRLSAPAEG, from the coding sequence ATGCCGCTCTTGCCCGGTGCCGAGCCGTACCGCCACCAAGGCGGCCCGATCGGCGTGCTGGTCTGCCACGGGTTCACCGGCTCGCCCCAGTCGATGCGGCCGTGGGCGCAGGCCCTGGCCGGAGCCGGGCTCAGTGTCTCGCTGCCGCTGCTGCCGGGGCACGGCACCCACTGGCGCGACCTCAACGTCACCCGCTGGCCGGACTGGTACGCCACCGTGGAGCGCGAGTTCGACCTGCTGGCCAAGGAGTGCGACCAGGTCTTCCTGTGCGCGCTGTCGATGGGCGGCCTGCTCTCGCTGCACCTGGCGGCCGAGCGCGGACCGGCGGTGTCGGGGCTGGTGCTGGTGAACCCGCTGGTGCGGATGCCCGGCCAGGCGCACCGGGCGCTGCCGCTGGTCCGGCACCTGGTGCCGAGCCTGCCGGGGATCTCCGACGACGTGGCGACACCGGGGGTCACCGAGGGCGGGTACACCCGGACCCCGCTGCACGCGGCGCACTCGATGGCGCAGCTGACCCGGACCGTGCAGGCCGAGCTGCCGCAGGTGACCCAGCCGCTGCTGCTGTTCCGCAGCCGCAGGGACAAGGTGGTGCCGCCGCCCAGCGCGGAACTGCTGCTCTCCCGGATCTCCTCGACCGACGTGGAGGAGCGGATCTGCGAGCGGAGCTTCCATGTGGCGACGCTGGACTACGACGCCGAGCTGATCTTCGAGGGCAGCCTGGACTTCATCCGCAGGCTCTCCGCCCCGGCGGAGGGGTGA
- a CDS encoding 1-acyl-sn-glycerol-3-phosphate acyltransferase — MKMIVAPLLKIFFRPWVEGMDNIPADGPAILASNHLSFSDSFFLPALMRRRVTFIAKSEYFTGTGVKGKLTAAFFKGVGQLPVDRSGVRGAGEAAIRSGIEVIERGELFGVYPEGTRSPDGKLYRGKVGGLARIALATGAPVIPVAMIDTEKLQPPGQVKPNFGVRPGIRIGAPLDFSRYHGMENDRFILRSVTDEVMYEIMRLSGQEYVDIYATAAKRQLQDARKQARKQTDDQ; from the coding sequence ATGAAGATGATCGTCGCCCCACTGCTGAAGATCTTCTTCCGTCCGTGGGTCGAGGGCATGGACAACATCCCGGCCGACGGCCCGGCCATCCTGGCGAGCAACCACCTCTCCTTCTCCGACTCCTTCTTCCTGCCCGCGCTGATGCGGCGGCGGGTGACCTTCATCGCCAAGTCCGAGTACTTCACCGGGACCGGTGTCAAGGGAAAGTTGACGGCGGCGTTCTTCAAGGGCGTCGGCCAGCTGCCGGTGGACCGGTCCGGGGTGCGCGGCGCGGGCGAGGCGGCGATCCGCAGCGGCATCGAGGTGATCGAGCGCGGTGAGCTGTTCGGGGTCTACCCGGAGGGCACCCGTTCGCCCGACGGCAAGCTGTACCGGGGCAAGGTCGGCGGCCTCGCCCGGATCGCCCTGGCCACCGGCGCGCCGGTGATCCCGGTGGCGATGATCGACACCGAGAAGCTCCAGCCGCCCGGCCAGGTCAAGCCCAACTTCGGCGTCCGCCCCGGCATCCGGATCGGCGCGCCGCTGGACTTCTCCCGCTACCACGGCATGGAGAACGACCGCTTCATCCTGCGTTCGGTGACGGACGAGGTGATGTACGAGATCATGCGGCTGTCCGGCCAGGAGTACGTCGACATCTACGCGACGGCCGCCAAGCGGCAGCTCCAGGACGCCCGCAAGCAGGCTCGCAAGCAGACCGACGACCAGTAG
- the macS gene encoding MacS family sensor histidine kinase, which translates to MDGKGRAGGGFSVEQPLWRAVSAFRLLTLLYAIGAYPHLSAHYTDRLGGWIYLGVLGVWTCATVRPFSAKQRCGWGWLYTDLAMSVAGILLTRVFDAHVWVAAGDPTLPTIRAAGAVLGFAVMGGWLPAAVAGLAVGLADIVEAGGVTASDLHNIVVLMLAGVAIGYVIEVARASELTLARALEIQAATRERERLARDIHDGVLQVLAMVQRRGTEAGGEAAELGRMAGEQERALRALIAEGLAPNPSYVAPVLPRRTRSDADRDPDADPDAGAEQDLRSLIAPLAGARVTVSAPGTPVLLPGHAVRELGAAVGAALDNVRRHAGEQARAWILVEEEPDEVVVSIRDDGPGFDAAARLGEAEREGRLGVSQSIRGRLRDLGGSADLFSTLGQGTEIELRVPRGDGAAHATTTERSKEASAG; encoded by the coding sequence GTGGACGGCAAGGGGAGGGCCGGGGGCGGCTTCTCGGTGGAGCAGCCGCTGTGGCGCGCGGTCTCGGCCTTCCGGCTGCTGACCCTGCTGTACGCGATCGGCGCCTATCCGCACCTGTCCGCGCACTACACCGACCGCCTGGGCGGCTGGATCTACCTGGGCGTGCTCGGCGTCTGGACCTGCGCCACGGTGCGCCCGTTCTCCGCCAAGCAGCGCTGCGGCTGGGGCTGGCTGTACACGGACCTGGCGATGTCGGTCGCCGGGATCCTGCTCACCCGGGTCTTCGACGCGCACGTCTGGGTGGCGGCCGGGGACCCGACGCTGCCGACCATCCGGGCCGCCGGAGCGGTGCTCGGCTTCGCGGTGATGGGCGGCTGGCTGCCCGCCGCCGTGGCCGGACTGGCGGTCGGCCTGGCCGACATCGTCGAGGCGGGCGGGGTGACCGCCAGCGACCTCCACAACATCGTTGTGCTGATGCTCGCCGGTGTGGCCATCGGCTACGTGATCGAGGTGGCCCGGGCCAGTGAGCTGACCCTGGCCCGGGCGCTGGAGATCCAGGCGGCCACCCGGGAGCGGGAACGGCTGGCCCGGGACATCCACGACGGCGTGCTGCAGGTGCTGGCGATGGTCCAGCGGCGGGGGACCGAGGCCGGGGGCGAGGCGGCGGAACTGGGCCGGATGGCCGGGGAGCAGGAGCGCGCGCTGCGCGCCCTGATCGCCGAGGGCCTGGCGCCCAACCCCTCCTACGTCGCCCCGGTGCTCCCGCGCCGCACCCGTTCCGACGCCGACCGCGACCCGGACGCCGACCCGGATGCCGGGGCGGAGCAGGACCTGCGGTCGCTGATCGCCCCGCTGGCGGGCGCGCGGGTGACCGTCTCCGCGCCCGGTACGCCGGTGCTGCTGCCCGGGCACGCGGTCCGCGAACTGGGCGCGGCCGTCGGCGCCGCGCTGGACAATGTCCGCAGGCACGCCGGGGAGCAGGCCCGGGCCTGGATCCTGGTCGAGGAGGAGCCGGACGAGGTGGTGGTCAGCATCCGCGACGACGGTCCCGGCTTCGACGCCGCCGCCCGGCTCGGCGAGGCCGAGCGGGAGGGGCGGCTGGGGGTCTCCCAGTCGATCCGGGGCCGGTTGCGCGACCTCGGCGGCAGCGCCGACCTGTTCTCCACCCTCGGCCAGGGCACCGAGATCGAGCTCCGGGTACCGCGCGGGGACGGGGCCGCGCACGCCACCACGACCGAGCGCAGCAAGGAGGCGAGTGCCGGATGA
- a CDS encoding response regulator transcription factor, translated as MSTDEQAIRVMVVDDHPMWREAVARDLADAGYQVVATAGDGQEAVRRAPAAAAHVVVLDLNLPDLPGVEVCRRLMGHATPPRVLVLSASGEHADVLEAVKSGATGYLVKSASRAELLDAVRRTAEGDPVFTPGLAGLVLGEYRRLAAEPAPADARTPAAPQLTDRETEVLRLVAKGLSYKQIADRLVLSHRTVQNHVQNTLGKLQLHNRVELVRYAIERGLDDGR; from the coding sequence ATGAGCACCGACGAGCAGGCCATCAGGGTGATGGTGGTCGACGACCACCCGATGTGGCGCGAGGCGGTCGCCCGCGACCTCGCCGACGCGGGCTACCAGGTGGTCGCCACCGCCGGGGACGGGCAGGAGGCGGTCCGCCGCGCCCCGGCCGCCGCCGCCCACGTGGTGGTGCTCGACCTGAACCTGCCGGACCTGCCCGGCGTCGAGGTCTGCCGCCGGCTGATGGGCCACGCCACGCCGCCCCGGGTACTGGTGCTGTCCGCCAGCGGCGAGCACGCGGACGTGCTGGAGGCGGTGAAGTCCGGCGCGACCGGCTACCTGGTGAAGTCCGCCAGCCGGGCGGAGCTGCTGGACGCGGTGCGCCGCACCGCCGAGGGCGACCCGGTGTTCACCCCGGGCCTGGCCGGCCTGGTGCTCGGCGAGTACCGCCGGCTGGCCGCCGAACCGGCCCCCGCCGACGCCCGTACCCCGGCCGCCCCGCAGCTCACCGACCGGGAGACGGAGGTGCTGCGGCTGGTCGCCAAGGGCCTGTCGTACAAGCAGATCGCCGACCGGCTGGTGCTGTCGCACCGCACCGTGCAGAACCACGTGCAGAACACCCTGGGCAAGCTCCAGCTGCACAACCGGGTGGAACTGGTCCGCTACGCCATCGAGCGCGGCCTGGACGACGGCCGCTGA
- a CDS encoding 6-phosphofructokinase, with protein MHIGVLTGGGDCPGLNAVIRGIVRKGVEVHGYRFTGFRDGWRGPLEGAVTPLGVPEVRGVLPRGGTLLGSSRTNPLKVPDGIGRVRANLAAHRVDALIAIGGEDTLGVAAVLSEQGVPIVGVPKTIDNDLNATDYTFGFDTAVNIATEAIDRLHTTAESHKRVLVVEVMGRHAGWIALHSGIAGGANVILIPEQRFDLDQVCAWVEHRFRINYAPIVVVAEGAMPLAGQLVLKDATRDAYGHVRLSGIGDWLAHEIQVRTGKEARTTVLGHIQRGGTPSAFDRWLATRFGLHAVDAVHDGAYGTMVALRGTDVVRVPLTEATARIKTVDPALYAEFDVFFG; from the coding sequence ATGCACATCGGAGTGCTCACCGGCGGCGGCGACTGCCCCGGTCTGAACGCGGTCATCCGAGGGATCGTGCGCAAGGGGGTGGAGGTCCACGGCTACCGGTTCACCGGCTTCCGGGACGGCTGGCGCGGGCCGCTGGAGGGCGCGGTCACCCCGCTCGGCGTGCCCGAGGTGCGCGGGGTGCTGCCGCGCGGCGGCACCCTCCTCGGCTCCTCGCGGACCAACCCGCTCAAGGTCCCGGACGGCATCGGCCGGGTCCGGGCGAACCTGGCCGCGCACCGGGTGGACGCGCTGATCGCGATCGGCGGCGAGGACACCCTGGGCGTCGCGGCGGTGCTCAGCGAGCAGGGCGTGCCGATCGTCGGCGTCCCCAAGACCATCGACAACGACCTCAACGCCACCGACTACACCTTCGGCTTCGACACCGCCGTCAACATCGCCACCGAGGCCATCGACCGGCTGCACACCACCGCCGAGTCGCACAAGCGGGTGCTGGTGGTCGAGGTCATGGGCCGCCACGCGGGGTGGATCGCGCTGCACTCCGGCATCGCCGGGGGCGCCAACGTCATCCTCATCCCGGAGCAGCGCTTCGACCTGGACCAGGTCTGCGCCTGGGTCGAGCACCGGTTCCGGATCAACTACGCCCCGATCGTGGTGGTCGCCGAGGGGGCGATGCCGCTGGCCGGGCAGCTGGTGCTGAAGGACGCCACCCGGGACGCCTACGGCCACGTCCGGCTGTCCGGCATCGGCGACTGGCTGGCCCACGAGATCCAGGTGCGCACCGGCAAGGAGGCCCGCACCACCGTCCTCGGCCACATCCAGCGCGGCGGTACCCCGAGCGCCTTCGACCGCTGGCTGGCCACCCGCTTCGGCCTGCACGCGGTGGACGCGGTGCACGACGGCGCCTACGGCACCATGGTCGCGCTGCGCGGCACCGACGTGGTCCGGGTGCCGCTGACCGAGGCCACCGCCCGGATCAAGACCGTCGACCCGGCCCTGTACGCCGAGTTCGACGTCTTCTTCGGCTGA
- a CDS encoding ferric reductase-like transmembrane domain-containing protein, with the protein MTSTVATRTAADPGPGSGPGRRDAAAQALLTAIGIGAALVVYLWWSDTGAIIGAAQWITNGARLCGLLAGYTAPVLVLLMSRIPLLDRTLGTDRLARWHAMGGRYMVGLVVSHVMLIIWGYSLTDNSNVVHQTTEIVFHYPDMVKATLGTLLLFGVGAVSARAARRRLRYETWYHLHLATYAAIVLVFFHQLSNGDEFLHDPAARVCWYCLYLGAGAVILCFRFVLPGLAAARHRLRVAEVRTEAPGVVSVYVTGRRLDELAARTRAGQFFRWRFLAPGLAWSANPYSLSAPPGGGYLRITVQERGGHSGALAALRPGTRVLAEGPYGAFTADRRSSPKVLLLAGGVGITPLRALFETLPAAPGELTLVYRAGSEQRVLFRSELESIARARGARLHFLVGARTEIGEPLQTRALLALLPDLREHDVYLCGPQGMVATAREALDTAGVPPRRIHDEAFEL; encoded by the coding sequence ATGACCAGCACCGTCGCGACGCGCACGGCCGCAGATCCGGGACCGGGCTCCGGCCCCGGTCGGCGCGACGCCGCCGCGCAGGCGCTGCTGACCGCGATCGGCATCGGCGCGGCCCTGGTGGTCTACCTGTGGTGGAGCGACACCGGCGCGATCATCGGCGCCGCGCAGTGGATCACCAACGGCGCCCGGCTGTGCGGGCTGCTGGCCGGGTACACCGCGCCGGTGCTGGTGCTGCTGATGTCGCGAATACCGCTGTTGGACCGCACCCTCGGCACCGACCGGCTGGCCCGCTGGCACGCCATGGGCGGACGCTACATGGTCGGCCTGGTGGTGTCCCACGTCATGCTGATCATCTGGGGCTACTCGCTCACCGACAACAGCAACGTGGTGCACCAGACCACCGAGATCGTCTTCCACTACCCGGACATGGTCAAGGCGACCCTGGGCACGCTGCTGCTCTTCGGCGTCGGCGCGGTCTCCGCCCGGGCCGCGCGCCGCCGACTGCGCTACGAGACCTGGTACCACCTGCACCTGGCCACCTACGCGGCGATCGTGCTGGTCTTCTTCCACCAGCTCAGCAACGGCGACGAGTTCCTGCACGACCCGGCCGCCCGGGTCTGCTGGTACTGCCTCTACCTGGGCGCGGGCGCGGTGATCCTCTGCTTCCGCTTCGTGCTCCCGGGCCTGGCCGCCGCGCGGCACCGGCTGCGGGTGGCCGAGGTGCGGACCGAGGCCCCGGGCGTGGTCTCGGTCTACGTCACCGGCCGCAGGCTGGACGAGCTGGCCGCCCGCACCCGGGCCGGGCAGTTCTTCCGCTGGCGCTTCCTCGCCCCCGGGCTGGCCTGGTCGGCGAACCCGTACTCGCTGTCCGCCCCGCCCGGCGGCGGCTACCTGCGGATCACCGTCCAGGAGCGCGGCGGCCACAGCGGCGCGCTGGCGGCGCTGCGCCCGGGCACCCGGGTCCTGGCCGAGGGCCCCTACGGGGCGTTCACCGCCGACCGGCGGAGCAGCCCCAAGGTGCTGCTGCTGGCGGGCGGTGTCGGGATCACCCCGCTGCGGGCGCTGTTCGAGACGCTTCCGGCCGCGCCCGGCGAGCTGACCCTGGTCTACCGGGCCGGGAGCGAGCAGCGGGTGCTGTTCCGCTCCGAGCTGGAGTCGATCGCCCGGGCGCGCGGTGCCAGGCTGCACTTCCTGGTCGGCGCGCGGACCGAGATCGGCGAGCCGCTGCAGACCAGGGCGCTGCTCGCGCTGCTGCCCGACCTGCGCGAGCACGACGTCTACCTGTGCGGCCCGCAGGGCATGGTCGCCACCGCGCGCGAGGCACTGGACACGGCCGGGGTGCCGCCGCGCCGGATCCACGACGAAGCCTTCGAGCTCTGA
- a CDS encoding FMN-binding protein: MRRIVLTAGGTAFGVLLLLAAKPHQTGPATASAVAAPQAAVSGPATGVHTVTGGAVNTPLGPVQLKVAFDGTRITGVTVLEEPDSTPRDEQINAQAVPVLTQEALTAQNANIDGVSGATFTSDGYIGSLQSALDAAK, from the coding sequence ATGCGCCGAATCGTCCTCACCGCCGGGGGCACCGCCTTCGGCGTGCTGCTGCTGCTCGCCGCCAAGCCGCACCAGACCGGCCCGGCCACGGCCTCGGCGGTGGCCGCGCCGCAGGCCGCCGTGTCCGGCCCGGCCACCGGGGTGCACACGGTGACCGGGGGCGCGGTGAACACCCCGCTCGGCCCGGTCCAGCTGAAGGTGGCCTTCGACGGGACCAGGATCACCGGGGTCACCGTGCTGGAGGAGCCCGACAGCACCCCCCGGGACGAGCAGATCAACGCCCAGGCGGTCCCGGTGCTCACCCAGGAGGCCCTGACCGCGCAGAACGCGAACATCGACGGGGTCTCCGGGGCGACCTTCACCAGCGACGGCTACATCGGCTCGCTACAGAGCGCGCTGGACGCCGCCAAGTAG
- a CDS encoding anthranilate synthase family protein: MTDSTATGSTAALVARLAEGAEPFALLHRRTPRLAPDTVEVLFGEVGGYDRLAELPVAEGAPGRPVHDLLALVPYRQLRERGFEVRDDGTPLQALRVRESYQLPLAELRAALPRLPVTLTDGGFDLDDERYAEIVRRVVADEIGRGEGANFVIRRDFTGTLDGFRPALALTLFRRLLERERGAYWTFLVHTGERVLVGASPEVHVRQTAGTVVMNPISGTYRYPASGPALDSLLAFLGDRKELEELTMVVDEELKMMCSVGDPEGAGSEAVSLGGGGLATGGQVLGPRLKEMAHLAHTEYELRGRTTLDVREVLRRTMFAATVTGSPLQNATRVISRHETTGRGYYAGALALIGRTAGGAQTLDSPILIRTADIDPATGRLSVRVGATLVRHSDPYAEVAETHAKAAGVLSAIGAVPPRPAGEREARRPRLAEHHRVQAALDARRADLAPFWLRMRTEAAPADGQSVLVIDCEDTFTSMLAHLLRSLGHRVTLRRYDLPGLAEAIAAHQGPLVLGPGPGDPADLADPKMRLLQGVVGELMATGRPGGLLAVCLSHQLLCAALGLPLRRKAVPYQGTQARIDLFGERRTVGFYNTFTAVCDAADELRLAERDIEVSRDPLTGDVFAVRGPGFAGLQFHPESVLTMEGVTIVDGLLRTLAPQPA, translated from the coding sequence GTGACCGACAGCACCGCGACCGGCAGCACCGCCGCCCTGGTCGCCCGGCTGGCGGAGGGCGCCGAGCCCTTCGCGCTGCTGCACCGGCGCACCCCCCGGCTGGCCCCGGACACCGTCGAGGTGCTGTTCGGCGAGGTCGGCGGCTACGACCGGCTGGCCGAGCTGCCGGTCGCCGAGGGCGCGCCCGGCCGCCCGGTGCACGACCTGCTGGCGCTGGTCCCCTACCGGCAGCTGCGCGAGCGCGGCTTCGAGGTCAGGGACGACGGCACCCCGCTGCAAGCGCTGCGGGTGCGCGAGTCCTACCAGCTGCCGCTGGCGGAGCTGCGGGCGGCGCTGCCGCGGCTGCCGGTCACCCTCACCGACGGCGGCTTCGACCTGGACGACGAGCGCTACGCGGAGATCGTCCGGCGGGTGGTGGCGGACGAGATCGGCCGGGGCGAGGGGGCGAACTTCGTCATCCGCCGCGACTTCACCGGCACCCTGGACGGCTTCCGCCCGGCGCTGGCGCTGACCCTGTTCCGCCGACTGCTGGAGCGGGAGCGCGGCGCGTACTGGACGTTCCTGGTGCACACCGGGGAAAGGGTGCTGGTGGGCGCCAGCCCCGAGGTGCACGTCCGGCAGACCGCCGGGACGGTGGTGATGAACCCGATCTCCGGCACCTACCGCTACCCGGCCTCCGGCCCCGCGCTGGACTCGCTGCTCGCGTTCCTGGGCGACCGCAAGGAGCTGGAGGAGCTGACCATGGTGGTCGACGAGGAGCTGAAGATGATGTGCTCCGTGGGTGACCCGGAAGGGGCCGGGAGCGAAGCGGTCTCCCTCGGGGGCGGTGGCCTGGCCACCGGTGGCCAGGTGCTCGGGCCCCGGCTGAAGGAGATGGCGCATCTCGCCCACACCGAGTACGAGTTGCGCGGCCGGACCACCCTGGACGTGCGCGAGGTGCTGCGGCGGACCATGTTCGCGGCCACGGTCACCGGGAGCCCGCTGCAGAACGCGACCCGGGTGATCTCCCGGCACGAGACCACCGGGCGCGGCTACTACGCCGGGGCGCTGGCGCTGATCGGCCGCACCGCGGGCGGCGCGCAGACACTGGACTCCCCCATCCTGATCCGCACCGCCGACATCGACCCGGCGACCGGGCGGCTGTCGGTGCGGGTCGGCGCGACCCTGGTCCGGCACTCCGACCCGTACGCCGAGGTGGCCGAGACCCACGCCAAGGCGGCCGGGGTGCTCAGTGCGATCGGCGCGGTCCCGCCGCGCCCGGCCGGGGAGCGGGAGGCCCGGCGGCCCAGGCTGGCGGAGCACCACCGGGTGCAGGCCGCGCTGGACGCGCGCCGGGCCGACCTGGCCCCGTTCTGGCTGCGGATGCGGACCGAGGCGGCGCCCGCCGACGGGCAGTCGGTGCTGGTGATCGACTGCGAGGACACCTTCACCTCGATGCTGGCGCACCTGCTGCGCTCGCTCGGCCACCGGGTCACCCTGCGCCGCTACGACCTGCCCGGGCTGGCCGAGGCGATCGCCGCGCACCAGGGGCCGCTGGTGCTGGGCCCGGGCCCGGGCGACCCGGCGGACCTGGCCGACCCGAAGATGCGGCTGCTCCAGGGGGTCGTCGGCGAGCTGATGGCCACCGGCCGCCCCGGCGGCCTGCTCGCGGTCTGCCTCAGCCACCAACTGCTGTGCGCCGCACTGGGGTTGCCGCTGCGGCGGAAGGCCGTGCCGTACCAGGGGACGCAGGCCCGGATCGACCTGTTCGGCGAGCGGCGGACGGTGGGCTTCTACAACACCTTCACCGCCGTCTGCGATGCGGCCGACGAGCTGCGGCTGGCCGAGCGCGACATCGAGGTCAGCCGGGACCCGCTGACCGGCGACGTCTTCGCGGTGCGCGGCCCCGGCTTCGCCGGGTTGCAGTTCCACCCGGAGTCGGTGCTGACCATGGAGGGGGTCACCATCGTCGACGGGCTGCTGCGGACGCTGGCGCCGCAGCCCGCGTGA
- a CDS encoding class II 3-deoxy-7-phosphoheptulonate synthase produces the protein MTVTAESQHQEYSWQSLPAAQQPEWPDHEALRKSLADLASYPPLVFAGECDQLRSRLGAVARGEAFLLQGGDCAEAFDGVSADQIRNKLKTLLQMAVVLTYAASVPVVKIGRIAGQYSKPRSKSTETRDGVTLPVYRGDSVNGFAFTPESRRPDPERLKRMYNASASTLNLVRAFTTGGYADLRQVHAWNQDFVRNSPSGQRYERLAKEIDSALSFMNACGVNPEEFRTVEFYASHEALVLDYETALTRTDSRTGNLYDVSGHMVWIGERTRQLDHAHIEFASKISNPIGVKLGPTTTVDEALTLIDRLDPEREPGRLTFITRMGKDKVRDRLPELVEKVTASGAQVVWICDPMHGNTFEAATGHKTRRFDDVLDEVKGFFEVHRALGTHPGGIHVELTGDDVTECVGGGDEVFVDDLHQRYETACDPRLNRSQSLDLAFLVAEMYRGA, from the coding sequence GTGACCGTGACCGCTGAATCCCAGCACCAGGAATACTCCTGGCAGTCCCTGCCCGCGGCGCAGCAGCCTGAATGGCCGGACCACGAGGCTCTGCGCAAGTCCCTTGCGGACCTCGCCTCCTATCCTCCCCTCGTCTTCGCCGGTGAGTGCGACCAGCTGCGCAGTCGGCTCGGCGCCGTCGCCAGGGGCGAGGCCTTCCTGCTCCAGGGCGGCGACTGCGCCGAGGCGTTCGACGGCGTGTCCGCGGACCAGATCCGCAACAAGCTGAAGACGCTGCTCCAGATGGCCGTGGTGCTGACGTACGCCGCGTCGGTGCCGGTCGTCAAGATCGGCCGGATCGCCGGGCAGTACTCCAAGCCGCGCTCCAAGTCGACCGAGACCCGCGACGGGGTGACCCTCCCGGTCTACCGTGGCGACTCGGTGAACGGTTTCGCCTTCACCCCCGAATCCCGTCGCCCGGACCCGGAGCGGCTGAAGCGGATGTACAACGCCTCCGCCTCGACGCTGAACCTGGTCCGTGCCTTCACCACCGGCGGTTACGCCGACCTGCGCCAGGTCCACGCCTGGAACCAGGACTTCGTCCGCAACTCCCCCTCCGGACAGCGCTACGAGCGGTTGGCCAAGGAGATCGACAGCGCGCTGTCGTTCATGAACGCCTGCGGGGTCAACCCGGAGGAGTTCCGCACGGTCGAGTTCTACGCCTCGCACGAGGCGCTGGTGCTGGACTACGAGACCGCACTGACCCGGACCGACTCGCGGACCGGGAACCTCTACGACGTCTCCGGGCACATGGTCTGGATCGGCGAGCGGACCAGGCAGCTCGACCACGCGCACATCGAGTTCGCGTCGAAGATCAGCAACCCGATCGGGGTGAAGCTCGGCCCCACCACGACGGTGGACGAGGCACTGACCCTGATCGACCGGCTGGACCCGGAGCGCGAGCCCGGCCGGCTGACCTTCATCACCCGGATGGGCAAGGACAAGGTCCGCGACCGGCTGCCGGAGCTGGTGGAGAAGGTGACCGCGAGCGGCGCCCAGGTGGTCTGGATCTGCGACCCGATGCACGGCAACACCTTCGAGGCCGCGACCGGTCACAAGACCCGTCGCTTCGACGACGTGCTGGACGAGGTCAAGGGCTTCTTCGAGGTCCACCGCGCGCTCGGGACCCACCCGGGCGGCATCCACGTGGAGCTGACCGGCGACGACGTCACCGAGTGCGTCGGCGGCGGCGACGAGGTCTTCGTGGACGACCTGCACCAGCGCTACGAGACCGCCTGCGACCCGCGGCTGAACCGCAGCCAGTCGCTGGACCTGGCGTTCCTGGTGGCGGAGATGTACCGGGGCGCCTGA
- a CDS encoding bacterioferritin-associated ferredoxin, producing the protein MYVCMCHAVTEQRVREEIAAGATTPRQVAGGCKAGTDCGSCVRRIQAILGHEGARPCPTARLAARLGLAVPEVPEAA; encoded by the coding sequence ATGTACGTGTGCATGTGCCATGCCGTCACTGAGCAGCGGGTCCGTGAGGAGATAGCGGCCGGGGCGACCACGCCGCGGCAGGTCGCCGGGGGCTGCAAGGCCGGTACCGACTGCGGTTCCTGCGTCCGTCGGATCCAGGCCATCCTCGGGCACGAGGGCGCCCGTCCCTGCCCGACCGCCCGCCTCGCCGCCCGGCTGGGCCTCGCCGTGCCCGAGGTCCCCGAGGCCGCCTGA